The genomic stretch CGGGTTCGATACCGCTGATATGCCGTGGAAAATCGCACTGATCGGTGCGGAGCCTCACACCGAGGAAGCCCGCCGCAAAATTGAAGAAATGATGCACATCAAGGCATACAACTCCTACGGTCTTTCAGAGATGAACGGCCCCGGCGTTGCCTTTGAATGTGTGCACCAAAACGGCATGCACGTCTGGGAAGACGCCTACATCGCCGAGATCATCGACCCAACCACCGGCGAACACGTCAAGGAAGGGGAAATCGGCGAACTGGTCATGACGACGCTGACCCGCGAAGGCATGCCCATAATCCGATACCGTACCCGCGATCTGACTCGGTTCATCCCCGGTCAGTGTGAATGTGGACGCACCCATCGTCGCATCGACCGCATTGCAGGTCGCGCCGATGACATGATGATTCTCAAGGGTGTGAACATTTACCCGATGCAGATTGAGCAATGCCTCATGGCCATGCCTGAAGTCGGCCAGAACTATTTGATCGAGCTGGTGACCGAAGGCATTACCGATCAGCTGAAGGTCAAGGTTGAAGTCAAGGATCAGTTCTTTGTCGAAGACATGCGCGCACTCCAGGGATTGCAGAAAAAGATCGCCAAGAATCTCTGCAACGAGATTCTGATCACTCCTCGCGTAGAGCTGTGTCAGCACGACTCCATCCCCAAGGGAGAAGGCAAGGCCGTGCGCGTTGTCGACAAGCGGGAGAAATAAGCGTGGAGTATCTTGTCTATTTGTGGGCAGTGCTCCTCATTCTGGGGCTTTGTCTGTCGCAAGTACTGCAACTCTTTTCCATGCCTGCCAACTGGGTTGCGCTTGGGCTGGTCGTCCTATGGAAGATAGCCTACCCGCTCTCCATGACCTGGACGTTCATCCTGGTCCTTACAATCATGGCAACGCTGGCCGAAGTCATGGAATTCTTTCTACAGGCACGCTATGCCGGACGATACGGTGCATCCAATCGCGGGAACGTAGGAGGCATCATCGGTGCCATTGCCGGTGCAATTTTCGGCGCTCCGTTCTTCTTTGGCCTTGGCGCTCTTCTGGGAGCACTCGGCGGTGCCTACGCTGGTTGCCTGCTGGCAGAAATGCCCGGCCGCACACGCCCGGAAGCCATGCGTGCTGCCAAAGGCGCATTCGTCGGTAAAGCTCTGGGCTTTACCATGAAGATAGCCATAGGTGCAGTGATCGTGGTCATGTCGATGCCAAGAATATGGCCGTAAGCCCACACTCATACACTTTAAATAAAACGCCCCGAGACAATTGTTTCGGGGCGTTCTTCATTACAGCAGTTCCTTTTCCGTAAGATATGCCACGACTCTCGTACTTTCTGCAGCGGCCATTGTACCGCCAAGTGAGACTGCAACCGCGCATGCTTCGAGCAATTCCTCGGACGTTGCCCCGAGTTGCAATGCATACTCAGTCTGGGAAAGAATGCACCCACGGCAGCCGTGCACCAGACCACCTACCAGTGCCATGAGTCGCTTGTTCTTACCGCTGATAACACCGTCCTTGTACACCTCTTCAGTCAACGGTTCGTGCAACGCTCCGACTTCGGGCATTAAACGTCGATACTCCGCCCAGTTACCACTGATCATCGATTTGATTTCCAACTGTTTTTCCATGACATGAATCTCCTTTGTTCGTGTTTTCAACATCATGGTCCAGGGCGAGACATTCGACAATCAAATGATTTTGATATAACATATAAGCATGACTCATGCCTACGACATGATGCAATTAACACCGGATCAACTTCGGACATTCGTGGCAGCCGCAGATAGCGGCAGTTTCACTCAGGCAGCTTCACTCGTTCACAGAACGCAATCAGCCGTCAGTATGCAGATGAAACGATTGGAAGGAGAACTGGAACGTACTCTCTTCACCCGGGAAGGGCGTGGCGTGGCACTGACCGGAGAAGGCGAGACACTCTACCGGTACGCCAAGCGTCTATTGTCGTTACACGATGAAGCGCTGGCCGCTGTTTCCGGTCCACGACTGGACGGGGTCGTCCGTTTCGGGGCACCCGAAGATTACGCAGCTCAATACTTGCCACAGGCGCTGAAACGCTTTGCAGCGGTCCATCCCATGGTCACCGTGGAAGTATATTGTGACACAAGCCCGAGGCTCAGGAAGCGGTTTGATTGTGGCAAGCTGGATGTCATGCTGACCACCGAAGAGAACGGTGAAGGCTCGTACCTGCACCAGCTTGATCTGGCGTGGCTTGTAGCAGATCACGGCGGGCCTCTTGATGAATCACCGTTGCCACTGGCACTGTTCCATGAAGGCTGCCTGTATCGTCACAACTGCCTCACCGCACTGGAAAACGCCGGGATTCCATATCGAATCGCATACAGTAGCCCCAGTATGGCAGGAGTATTGGCTGCAGTACGAGCAGGATTGGCAATCGCTCCGGTGAAGCGTTCAAGTCGAGTGGCCGGCTGCCGTCATACCACCGGAGCAGAAGGACTTCCCCCCATCGCCCCGGTGGCTATCGGCCTGCATCTGGCAGCAGACCGCACTAACGAGACTGCGCAATCCTTCCACTCGTTCATCGGTAACGAACTTAATTTACGAACCTAGTCTTTCTTTTCCAGCGCCCCGGGGAGAACGTCGGACGCCTTTCGGTACCCGTACTCGATCAGCAACGAAGCTTTGTCAAAGTCCATCATCGAGCACAGGTTTGCCGGTATTTCCACAACACAGTCCGGTGGATAGGCAGCAATTTTCTGTCGGGCAATGGTTCCCTGCATGGCATCGAACGACTTGTACAAAATCTCATAGGCTCGGATATCCATGCGGTTTTGGGTCAATTTATCGGTCATGTTCCCAATGAAATCACCGATGGTTTTGGAAATAATGGACCCGTTCTCAGTTTTTACGACTTTTTTTCCATTACCAATGGCTGCACCTTTTTTGTGCGGTGCGCAGAGGTTGACGGCCACGGTGTAGTCGGTCTGATCGCTGAATGTCGGTGCAATGGGGACCGGATTCAAGATGCCGCCATCAATCAGGTCATCGCCGTTATGCGGGAATGGTTTGAAGAAAAGCGGCAGTGAGATAGAGGCTTTGATCGCGTCGAAAAGCGACCCTTTGTTAAACCAAACCTCCTTGCGCCGGGTGATATTCGCAGCCACAGCGGTAAATTCTATGGGCAGATCCTCAATCTGACTCTCTCCCACGAGATTCTTGAGCGTATTGATGATCCGATCCCCTTTGATCAACCCGTCCGTGCCGATGGAAAGATCCATCAACGCAATCATGTCGCTTTTGGATATGCTGCAGGCCCACTTTTCATACTCGTCCAGCTTGCCGCTGGCGTGTATGCCGCCCACCAAAGCACCCATGGAACACCCGGAGATGGAGACAATGTCGTACCCGTTATCTTCAAGCCAGCGAATAATACCTATATGAGCCAGACCGCGAGCACCGCCGCTACCTAAAACCAGTGAAACCGTTTTTTTTGTATCCATCCCTTATTCCTTATGAACTTTTTCTCACTATAGCACGCTGCATCTACGGAAGGTCAATGGGAATCAAGGTGACATTTTGACTTGCACCCCGTAAAAATTTGGGCGAACCTGAGACCCCTGTTTGCAAGACTTTTCGATAACGAACCATAAGACCTGGAAGCAACAATGACTGCCGACTTTTTTCCGACCTATCGCGGTCGCATGGAATATTTCTGCCTTGGCTGTGGCAAGCGCTACCCAACCGACGAACTGTACTACACCTGCCCTGAATGCGGTGGAGTATTTTTGCTCGAAAACCTCGCCTTCGATGAGTTGAAGCAAACCACCGGCCAGGAGTGGCGAAGCATTTTCGATGCCCGCGCCGCCTCGAAGAAAACCGCCCTGCGCGGTATCTTCCGCTTCTACGAGCTGATGGCTCCTGTGTTAGATGAAGAGGATATCGTGTACCTTGGTGAAGGCAATACGCCCATCGTTGAATCCAGCCCCAGCCTCAATGCAGCCACTGGCCTCTGCACCGCCTATAAAAACGACGGACAGAATCCGTCTGCATCCTTCAAGGATCGCGGCATGGCGTGCGGCTTCTCCTATCTCAATGCTCTTATCCGCAAACACGGCTGGGATCAGATTCTGACGGTCTGTGCATCCACCGGCGACACTTCTGCCGCTGCTGCCCTGTATGCCTCCTATGTGGGCGGTGCCATCAAGTCCGTTGTTATTCTGCCCCATGGCAAGGTCACCCCGGCCCAGCTCGCCCAGCCCCTTGGCTCCGGCGCGATCGTGCTGGAAGTTCCAGGTGTATTTGATGACTGCATGAAGGTTGTTGAACACCTCGCAGACAACTACCGCGTGGCCCTGCTCAACTCCAAGAATGCATGGCGCATCCTCGGCCAGGAATCCTACGCATTTGAGTGCGCCCAGTGGTTTGACTGGGACCTCAAGGACAAATGTATTTTCGTTCCAATCGGCAATGCCGGTAACATCACCGCCATCATGGCCGGTTTCCTGAAGCTCCACGAGTTGGGAATCATCCATGAGCTGCCCCGTATTTTCGGCGTTCAGTCCCATCATGCCGA from Pseudodesulfovibrio profundus encodes the following:
- a CDS encoding phenylacetate--CoA ligase family protein; this translates as MYYDKAENMDRASLESLQLERLKSTLENAKNAPFYKEQLAGINPEDLQSAADITKLPFTTKDDLRSQYPYGMLTRSKDEFVRLHASSGTTGTPTAVFYTQKDLDTWADLMARCMYACGCRKSDVLQNMSGYGLFTGGLGIHYGSERLGMLTVPAGAGNTKRQIKLIRDFNVSVLHIIPSFALYFAQKVEEAGFDTADMPWKIALIGAEPHTEEARRKIEEMMHIKAYNSYGLSEMNGPGVAFECVHQNGMHVWEDAYIAEIIDPTTGEHVKEGEIGELVMTTLTREGMPIIRYRTRDLTRFIPGQCECGRTHRRIDRIAGRADDMMILKGVNIYPMQIEQCLMAMPEVGQNYLIELVTEGITDQLKVKVEVKDQFFVEDMRALQGLQKKIAKNLCNEILITPRVELCQHDSIPKGEGKAVRVVDKREK
- a CDS encoding DUF456 domain-containing protein; translation: MEYLVYLWAVLLILGLCLSQVLQLFSMPANWVALGLVVLWKIAYPLSMTWTFILVLTIMATLAEVMEFFLQARYAGRYGASNRGNVGGIIGAIAGAIFGAPFFFGLGALLGALGGAYAGCLLAEMPGRTRPEAMRAAKGAFVGKALGFTMKIAIGAVIVVMSMPRIWP
- a CDS encoding carboxymuconolactone decarboxylase family protein, with translation MEKQLEIKSMISGNWAEYRRLMPEVGALHEPLTEEVYKDGVISGKNKRLMALVGGLVHGCRGCILSQTEYALQLGATSEELLEACAVAVSLGGTMAAAESTRVVAYLTEKELL
- a CDS encoding LysR family transcriptional regulator; the encoded protein is MMQLTPDQLRTFVAAADSGSFTQAASLVHRTQSAVSMQMKRLEGELERTLFTREGRGVALTGEGETLYRYAKRLLSLHDEALAAVSGPRLDGVVRFGAPEDYAAQYLPQALKRFAAVHPMVTVEVYCDTSPRLRKRFDCGKLDVMLTTEENGEGSYLHQLDLAWLVADHGGPLDESPLPLALFHEGCLYRHNCLTALENAGIPYRIAYSSPSMAGVLAAVRAGLAIAPVKRSSRVAGCRHTTGAEGLPPIAPVAIGLHLAADRTNETAQSFHSFIGNELNLRT
- a CDS encoding patatin-like phospholipase family protein, with amino-acid sequence MDTKKTVSLVLGSGGARGLAHIGIIRWLEDNGYDIVSISGCSMGALVGGIHASGKLDEYEKWACSISKSDMIALMDLSIGTDGLIKGDRIINTLKNLVGESQIEDLPIEFTAVAANITRRKEVWFNKGSLFDAIKASISLPLFFKPFPHNGDDLIDGGILNPVPIAPTFSDQTDYTVAVNLCAPHKKGAAIGNGKKVVKTENGSIISKTIGDFIGNMTDKLTQNRMDIRAYEILYKSFDAMQGTIARQKIAAYPPDCVVEIPANLCSMMDFDKASLLIEYGYRKASDVLPGALEKKD
- the thrC gene encoding threonine synthase; translated protein: MTADFFPTYRGRMEYFCLGCGKRYPTDELYYTCPECGGVFLLENLAFDELKQTTGQEWRSIFDARAASKKTALRGIFRFYELMAPVLDEEDIVYLGEGNTPIVESSPSLNAATGLCTAYKNDGQNPSASFKDRGMACGFSYLNALIRKHGWDQILTVCASTGDTSAAAALYASYVGGAIKSVVILPHGKVTPAQLAQPLGSGAIVLEVPGVFDDCMKVVEHLADNYRVALLNSKNAWRILGQESYAFECAQWFDWDLKDKCIFVPIGNAGNITAIMAGFLKLHELGIIHELPRIFGVQSHHADPVYRYYAVDDPKERQYEPVEVTASVAQAAMIGNPVSFPRVRHFAEKFEAIGGKGAFQVLQVTEQQIMDSMIQANMNGHIACTQGGETFAGAKRAKELGLVSDNEMCVLDSTAHQLKFVDFQTMYFDNSFPAEFEVTPDMALANKPELVITPEEKQSLSADEYTRTTAENVVAKLGLEKK